Proteins from one Oscillatoria nigro-viridis PCC 7112 genomic window:
- a CDS encoding phosphate-starvation-inducible PsiE family protein, giving the protein MLKKIFRQISRSSSDENFLHFTESVEVVISKILSLAMIWVILLSVCDLLIFLAKEWATHDDNLLKDTLFVIFGLFLNVLIALEILENITAYLKKHVIQVELVIVTSLIAVSRKIIILDLEKKTAADLIGLATAIFALSISYLIVRATNRGKD; this is encoded by the coding sequence ATGCTGAAAAAAATATTTAGGCAAATTTCCAGGTCAAGCAGTGATGAAAATTTTCTGCATTTTACAGAAAGTGTAGAAGTAGTAATATCGAAAATTTTATCCCTGGCGATGATTTGGGTAATTCTCCTCAGCGTTTGCGATTTGCTGATTTTTTTAGCAAAAGAATGGGCAACCCACGACGATAATTTGTTAAAAGACACGTTGTTTGTCATATTTGGGTTATTTTTAAATGTTTTAATTGCTCTGGAAATCTTGGAAAATATTACAGCTTATCTGAAAAAGCACGTAATTCAAGTAGAGCTAGTTATTGTAACTTCTTTAATAGCAGTATCTCGAAAAATCATTATTCTTGACCTGGAAAAGAAAACCGCAGCCGACTTGATTGGTTTGGCGACTGCAATTTTCGCGCTTTCCATCAGTTACTTGATAGTGCGAGCCACCAATAGAGGAAAGGATTAA